TATCGCCGCTATGGCAGCCGCCATCATCTATTCAGTCGTAAAGCCCGACCAGAACTGGGATATGATCCCTTATATCGCAACAGCGCTGGAAAACCGCTATCCCGATGCGACCCAACTGCATACGGAAACATGGCGGCAAGTCGCAGAAGTGACGCCGGAAGGCGAGCTGCAAGCGCTGAAATACGGTGGAGACTATCGAAGCGCCCAGTGGGTAAGCCCCGATAATTTCAAATCGCAGCTCGTCATGTACCGCGTCAAAGCGGGCTATATTCAGCTTCTGCGCTGGCTGGAACCCTATACAGGGCTGGTCCGTGGCGGCCACCTCATCAGCATCTCAGCAGCGTTCGCTACCGGGCTGCTGATGCTTTGGCTGCTTGGCAGCTATAATGCGCTTCAGGCCGGGCTCCTGGTTGGACCCGCGCTTTTACTGGCCGGTTATGGCCCAATAACATCAGCGGTCTTTCCGGACATCGCCATGGCAGCGCTTTCCTTCGCCGCCATTTTCGCCATTCTGCGCGAGCGCGACTGGCTGGGTGCCTTGCTGCTCGTGCTATCTTTCACAATCCGCCCAGACAACATCATCATGATCTTTGCTCTGCTGATCACAGCAGTTCTGTTCGGCTGGCGTAAACTTCCACTGCTGATAGCCTTTGCGGCCTGCATCGCGGCAGGCCTGATGATGGAAAAAACCGCCGGACATCCCGGGTGGTGGGCGCATCTTTATTTCACCTGCATCGAGATGCAGAGTTCCATGACTGGATTTAAGCCAGATTTTTCGGTCGTTCTGCTCGTCAAAGCCTATATTCGGGGGATCATTCTGGCGCTTTATCTCGAAAGCTGGCCTTCCATGCTGTTACTGGCACTGGTCGCTTGGGCAGCGATGGCGAAAGCCGGGATTAAAGCCGATATTCCTCGATTGAATGGTATCGTCTTTGCCATGGTCATCGGAATTCTCGGCAAATTTGTTTACTTTCCGATGCCCTATGATCGCTTTTTCTTCAACATGATCATCATCATCGTTCTGATGCTTTCACTGGCATGGGCAGTCGATACAAACCGTAAGTTTGCCCAAAACTGACACTGGAAGCCATGGGAAGCCGCCCTATCTGGTTGGAAGAAACCAATCGAGAGGAGCTTCCCCATGGACAGAAAAGCAACCGCAGTCTGGAAAGGTACACTCAAGGACGGCAAAGGCACGCTCAATACCCAGAGCGGTGCGCTTAAAGACCTGCCCTATGATTTCAAGGCGCGCTTTGAAGATGAAAGTGGCCGCGCAGGCACCAACCCTGAAGAGCTTCTCGGCGCCGCCCACGCAGGTTGCTTCGCCATGCAGCTGTCAGCCCTGCTTACCGAACACGGCACGCCACCTGAAAAGCTCGACGCGACAGCAGTCGTCACAGTTGGCCCCGCAACAGGTGGCGGCTTTGCAATCTCCCGCAGTGCATTGACACTCAGTGCAAGCATTCCCGGCATATCTGAGGAAGATTTTGCAAGCCTTGCCAAGAAAGCAAAAGAATCCTGCCCGCTTTCGAAAGCCCTTGGTGCAATCGAAGTAACACTGGACGCCAAGCTGGTTTGATTAACAAAAAGCGGGCCTAGCCCGCTTTTTTATTCCGGAAGATGGCAGACAGCTTCGATATTATGGCCGTCAGGATCGGTTACAAAGGCTGCATAATAATCGGGGTGATAATGTTCCCGCAAACCGGGCTTGCCGTTGTCAGTCCCGCCTGCAGCGAGTGCCGCTTCATAAAAGCGATCTACCTCAGAGCGGGTTCCTGCCGAGAAAGCGACATGAAGAACGCCTTCCAGCTTTGAACCTTTCTGCTTGCCGATCCAGAATTCCGGCTTTCCGTTGCGGCCATAGCCGACCCAATCTCCGAATTCCATCGCTCGCGTGATACCCAGCGGCGCTAAAGCCGCATCATAGAAAGCGCGGGATTTTGGCATACTGGAAATGTTGAAACCGATATGATCAAGCATGAAAGACCTTTAAAGCCGAAACACTGCATTGATTAGATCAGATATCGGCGAAACAGCAAAGATCAAGGATCGGTTGCGCTACATATAAAAGAAAAGGGAGGCATGAGCCTCCCTTTCCGTCGATTATAAAAACACGTTTTACACGCGGCGCTCGACCATCATCTTCTTGATTTCGGCAATCGCCTTGGCAGGGTTGAGACCCTTCGGGCAGGTTTGCGCGCAGTTCATGATCGTATGGCAGCGATACAGGCGGAACGGATCTTCGAGATTATCGAGACGTTCGCCCTTGGCTTCGTCGCGGCTGTCGATCAGCCAGCGATAGGCCTGAAGCAGAACAGCTGGTCCAAGGTAACGGTCGCCGTTCCACCAGTAGCTGGGGCACGAGGTCGAGCAGCAGGCGCAGAGAATGCACTCGTAAAGACCATCGAGTTTCTGACGATCTTCGTGGCTCTGCAGCCATTCCTTCTGCGGCTCTGGCGAAACCGTCTTGAGCCAAGGCTCAATCGAACGGTGCTGAGCATAGAAGTTGCTGAGATCAGGCACCAGATCCTTCACCACCGGCATATGCGGCAGCGGGTACACCTTGATGGAACCCTTGATCTCGTCCATGCCCTTGGTGCAGGCGAGCGTGTTGGCGCCATCGATGTTCATTGCGCAGGAGCCACAAATGCCCTCACGGCACGATCGGCGCAGCGTCAACGTCGGATCGATCTTGTTCTTGATGTAGAGAAGACCGTCGAGCACCATCGGGCCGCAATCATCGCGATCGATATAATAGGTATCGATGCTTGGATTTGCGTCGTCATCCGGCGACCAGCGATAAATGCGGAACTCCGTTACATTCTTGGCACCATCTGGACGCGGCCAGGTCTTGCCTTCCTGCATACGGGAGTTCTTGGGAAGTGCGAGTTCAACCATTGCTCATTCCCTCGATCAGTAAACGCGCTTCTTAGGCGCGATCTTGGCCAGGCTGATGCCGCCTTCTTCCTCGGTCGTCAGCGGATCGAGATGAACAGGGCGGTAATCAAGCTTCACGTCGCCATTTGGCGACAGCCAGGAAAGGGTGTGTTTACGCCATTCAGCGTCGTTACGGTCCGGGAAATCCTCATGCGCATGTGCGCCGCGGCTTTCGTGACGGGCTTCAGCCGAAACGACTGTCACCATCGCGTTAGCCATCAGGTTTTCCAGTTCCAGCGTCTCAACCAGATCAGAATTCCAGATCATCGAACGGTCAGAGACCTTGATGTCCGGCAGTTCTTTCCATATCTCCGCCATACGTGCGACGCCCTGTTTGAGCGACTCGTCCGTACGGAACACGGCAGCGTCTTCCTGCATGGTGCGCTGCATCTTTTCGCGCAGTTCTGCGGTTGGCGTCGAACCGTTGGCATAACGAAGACGATGGAAGCGATCCATGATCGTTTCGACCGCTGCTTCGTTGATGTCTGGAATCTTTGCAGCGCGGTCGATGACTTCGCCAGCGCGGATTGCAGCGGCACGGCCAAACACCACCAGATCGATCAGCGAGTTGGAGCCGAGACGGTTTGCACCGTGCACGGAAGCGCAACCTGCTTCACCCACAGCCATCAGGCCCGGCTGAACGCGGTCAGGATCTTCTTGCGTCGGGTTAAGCACTTCGCCCCAATAGTTGGTTGGAATGCCGCCCATATTGTAGTGAACGGTTGGCAGAACCGGGATCGGTTCCTTGGTCACATCGACGCCTGCGAAAATCTTGGCCGACTCGGAAATGCCCGGCAGACGTTCATGCAGAACAGCCGGATCAAGATGGTCGAGATGCAGGTAGATGTGGTCCTTGTTCTTGCCAACGCCGCGACCGGCGCGGATTTCCATGGTCATGCAGCGTGAGACAACGTCACGCGAAGCAAGATCCTTGGCGGAAGGCGCGTAACGCTCCATGAAGCGTTCGCCTTCGGAATTGACCAGATAGCCGCCTTCACCGCGTGCGCCTTCAGTAATCAGGCAGCCCGCACCATAAATGCCGGTCGGATGAAACTGAACGAATTCCATGTCCTGAAGCGGAAGGCCAGCGCGTGCTGCCATGCCGCCGCCGTCGCCGGTGCAGGTATGGGCCGAGGTTGCCGAGAAATAGGAACGGCCATAACCGCCCGTCGCCAGAACCACCATCTTGGCGGCAAAGCGATGGATTGTACCGTCATCGAGGTTCCAGGCGACAACGCCGGTGCAGACGCCATCAGTCATGATGAGATCCAGCGCGAAATATTCGATGAAGAACTGCGCATTGTTTCTCAGCGACTGGCCGTAAAGCGTGTGCAGGATCGCGTGACCGGTACGGTCAGCAGCAGCACAAGTGCGCTGAACCGGAGGGCCGTCGCCGAAGTTCTGCATGTGGCCACCGAACGGGCGCTGATAGATCTTGCCTTCTTCGGTACGCGAGAAAGGCACACCGTAATGCTCCAGTTCGTAAACCGCAGCAGGCGCTTCACGCGCCAGATATTCCATTGCGTCGGTATCGCCCAGCCAGTCCGATCCCTTGACGGTATCGTACATATGCCACTGCCAGCTATCCGGGCCCATGTTCTTGAGCGAAGCGGCGATGCCGCCCTGTGCTGCAACCGTATGCGAACGGGTTGGGAAAACCTTGGTGATGCAAGCGGTCTTGAAGCCCTGCTCAGCCATACCGAGCGTTGCACGCAGACCTGCGCCACCGGCACCAACGACAACAACGTCGAACTTGTGATCTACAAACTTGTAGTTCTTTTCGCCCGCAGCACTGGCCGCGTTTTTTTCTGCACTAGCCATCGGGCTATCAACCTCCGAAGCTCAGCTTGAGGATCGCATAGACGCAAGCCACGCCAACAACAACCGTGAAGAAGGTGTTGAGCATGACGAGCAGGACCTTCAGGCCTTCGCCGTGAATGTAATCTTCAATAATAACCTGCATGCCAAGACGCATGTGGTAAACGCCGGTCAGCACGAACAGCGCCATCACCAGAGCGGTGAACGGATGTGCCAGAACGGATTTCACTTCCGCATAGCTTGCGCCATGGAGCGAAATAACCAGACCGATGAAAAACAGAACCAGCGGGACGAGTGCCACAGCACTCATACGCTGAAACCAGAAATGGCCGGTGCCTTCTTTGGCCGAGCCCAGACCGCGAACCTTGCCGAGAGGTGTACGCATATCGTTCATGTCAGAACTCCTTTCAGCGCACTGCGAAAGCAACAACCCAGACAAGGATCGTTGCAGGCAGCGAGAAGGCCAGCGTCAGCCAGGCAATTTTGCTGGCCGTGTGCTTTTCAAGTCCGGCACCCATGTCCCAGATGAAATGGCGTACGCCGCCGGCCAGATGGTGCAGAAGCGCCCAGGTATAGCCGAACAGAACCAGATAGCCGATCCATGAACTATAGACCCAGCTCACCATGTTGAACGCATCTTCGCCGATTGCGGCGGCAATCAGCCATGCGGCGAGAAGAAGGGTTCCGAAATAAAGTGCGCCGCCGGTGATACGATGGATGATGGACATCGTCATCGTGATCTTTGGTCGATAGATCGACAAATGCGGCGACAAAGGACGCTGACGCGTAGCGGTCGGTTGTGTCATGGCTCTCGTGGGCTTCCCTGACGTTTCTACCCATTTCATCTTGCCCAGCTCTTGCTGGCACAATGAAATGAATGGCCGGTTCATTTGGAGCACCGTGCTTCCGAATGGACGCACAAAGGACGCTCCAACTTCTTGAATCTACGCATCGTGCTTTCCAAAAATCAGAAACGATTTTTAGGCCGATGCTGTAAAACCGAGTTCGATGTCGCTCACAACGCAGGAAACGGAATTTTCGATCCTGCGTCGGCACGACCCAGAAAATGTGGCTGGATCGTGCTACACGACCCTATGTGGCGCTTTCTACTGCGCTTTTACCACCACGTCAAAGAAGCTTTTTCACGAAAAGACTAACAATTGGTCGCACCTCGACGACACTTTCGCGTGATTTCGGATTTTAAACGATTGAAGTCCGAAATCTCGAAAAACATGTGTAATTTCATCCACTTTTGCGGATAAGCCTAGTTCCCGAAGCGAATCACGTAACTGGACCAGTCGGCAGCAGCTGCAATCTGTTCGTAGAGCTTGCGACCATCCTCCGGTACACGGGGCGCATTAAGGACAAGCTTGGACCAGCTGCGTTCTTCTGCCTTGTCAGCAAGCAGATCAATCAACGCCTTTGCGATGCCTTTGCCGCGATGATCGTGGTGTACATAAATATGGTCAACCTGACCGGCGCGCAGACCTGAGACCGGCTCCGGAAGATCGTAGAAGATCACGAATCCGACCAGATTGCCATCAACCCGCGCACCCAGAATCTCGGTAGCGCGATCCTGCAGGAGATGCTCGGCATAGAATTCATCCGGACGACGCGGCGCGCCACGCTTCAATGCCTGCGCGTAGCTTGCGAGCAGTGCCGAGAACTCATGGGCATCTCGCAGGTGAAGAAGCGCAATATCGACGGCATGATCTGTGGTCATGAGCAATCTTTCCCTCAAACATATTTCCAGAAATCGGAAACATCTCAATTGTAGACGAGAGCTGGGTGTAGACAAGAGCCCGCCCAAAGGTAAAGCGCATTGCTTGCGAAATCAGATCAGCTTGCGACCATTGCCGGTTCCCCGGAACTCCACGACATTGTCGTCCAGCATCATCGGCAAAGCCGTGCGAACGCAATTTCGACCATTCTTCTTGGCCTCGTAAAGCGCTCCGTCTGCCCGCTTGTAGACATCGGAAAAGAAGTCGTCGAACTCCATTTCCGTGACCCCGAAGCTGACCGCAAATGCCACATCCCCTGAAGCGCCAGGCAGCGTGATATCGGCACAGGCCAATCGCGCCCGTTCTGCAAAACGCCATGCCGACTGGATCGTGTGTCCGGGAAGCAGCACGGCAAACTCCTCACCACCCATTCGCGCAGCAATACCGCCCTTGGACGCAGCCGACCTGCGAAGTTCATCAGCAAAAGCTGCAATCACGCGATCACCGAGAGCATGACCGTGCGTGTCGTTGATCAATTTGAAATAATCAATATCGCAGACGATCAGCGAAAGAGCCTGCCGCATCCGCTTGGATTTTTCGATTGCAGCCTCGGCTCTGAATTCAAAACCACGGCGATTGAGGAGACCGGAAAGCTGATCCGTTTCCGAGCGAAGCGTCACATCGGAAATCAGCTCACCCATCAGGCAGAGCAGCAAGAGAAGTCCTGCCGCTACCGAAAGACCGGCACCAATCGACTGAACCAGCAACGCATAATCTGTTCTGACATAGTCGTCAGGATCAACACCCACGCCGCCAACCAGCGAAGCCAATACGGGCTTGATAAGAAAATGAATGGCACTGATCGTAAACAAACCTGCCATCAGCCCATCAAGCGTACCCCACGACCGACCGAATGGACGGCTTTTAGCGCGAGCACTCAATCGCCCTCGCATGATGACCCAGACAGCCAGCATCAATGTGAGGAAGTAAGGCGACTGATAAAGAATGCGACCCAGCATTTCGCTGCGCGCAATGTCGTAAATGCCATAGACCAGCGACAGCGAACCGACGAGCAGCAACCCCAATGGAAACCATGGAACGGGTGACGAATACATCCGCGCAAGGCCGATTACCAGACAGGCAAGCGTCATGAAATAGGTGGCAAAACCCAGCATGTAACCAAGCTTGGCATTTGGTATCGAGGGGATTAGCAGTTCTGTCAAAAAGTAGAGCATCGCGAAAACGAAGCCCAATGCGAAAATCGGCGCCGCTGTGTTATCGCGTGCAAAAGCCGCGATACCCAGAAAGGTAAACGCAAACAGACCGGAAACGGTCATATTGATCAGCAGTATAAATTCTGCTCCGTCCATCCGCGCTTTCCGGCCCCTGCCTGCGAAGCCAATGCGGCCCGCATTCCCCAATTCTAAGCCCCGCAAATTCCGCCGTTTTCAGCGAAACAGGAGAATGATTTTCACCTTATAGCCCTTATACATCCAAAGCATGAAAAAGCAGCTAATTTAGTAAACAAACCAGTCTGCGATGAGCCTCACGCACATATGAAAAAAGCCGCCGGATCACTCCGGCGGCTTTTTAAAACTTGCTCACGAAAGAGCTTAGTTCCAGTCGCGAATATCGACGAAGTGACCGGCGATGGCTGCAGCCGCTGCCATGGCAGGCGATACCAGATGCGTGCGGCCCTTGAAGCCCTGACGGCCTTCAAAATTACGGTTCGAGGTCGAAGCGCAACGTTCACCCGGCTTCAGGCGGTCGTCGTTCATAGCAAGGCACATCGAGCAGCCCGGCTCGCGCCAGTCAAAACCTGCTTCGATGAAAATCTTGTCGAGGCCTTCAGCTTCCGCCTGTTCCTTCACAAGGCCGGAACCCGGAACGATCATCGCGTTAACGCCATTAGCAACCTTCTTGCCAGCGGCCATACGGGCAGCGTCACGAAGATCTTCGATACGACCGTTGGTGCATGAGCCGATGAACACGCGATCAATCTTGATGTCGGTCATCTTGGTGCCTGGCTTCAGGCCCATATAATCGAGCGCACGCCACTTGGATGCACGCTTGGTTTCGTCTTTGATCTCGTCCGGGTTAGGGACGATGTCCGTGACGAAGACGACGTCTTCAGGCGACGAGCCCCAGGATACAACCGGCGAAATCTTGGCAGCGTCCAGCTCAACGATCTTGTCGAAATGCGCGCCTTCATCAGAATGCAGCGTCTTCCAATAGCCGATAGCCTGTTCCAGCGCTTCGCCCTTCGGTGCGCGCGGCTTACCCTGCACATAAGCGAAGGTCGTTTCGTCCGGCGCGATCAGACCAGCGCGTGCGCCGCCTTCAATCGACATATTGCAGACGGTCATGCGACCTTCCATCGACAGCGAGCGAATGGCGCTGCCTGCATACTCGATTACATAGCCGGTACCACCTGCGGTGCCGATTTCGCCGATGATGGCGAGCGTGATGTCCTTGGCGGTGACGCCCGGTGCCAGTTCACCTTCAACACGCACCAGCATGTTCTTGGCTTTCTTCTGGATCAGCGTCTGAGTCGCAAGCACATGCTCGACTTCCGACGTACCGATACCATGTGCCAGCGAGCCGAAAGCACCGTGAGTCGACGTGTGGCTGTCGCCGCAAACAATCGTCATGCCCGGCAGCGTGAAGCCCTGTTCCGGACCAACGATGTGCACAACACCCTGACGGCGGTCACGCTCGGAGTAATATTCAACATTGAAGTCAGCAGCGTTTTTGGCCAGAGCCTCAACCTGAATGCGGCTTTCTTCGTTCTTGATGCCATTCACGCGGTCTTTCGACGTTGGAACGTTGTGATCGACAACAGCCAGCGTCTTTTCAGGATGACGCACCTGACGACCTGCCATACGCAGACCTTCAAAAGCCTGCGGGCTTGTCACTTCGTGCACAAGATGGCGATCAATATAAAGGAGGCAGGTACCATCGTCCTGCTGATCCACTACATGGTCGTCCCAGATCTTGTCGTAAAGTGTACGCGGCGCGCTCATTGCGAGAGTTCCTTTGAATAGTTCTTAATTTGGCTGTCATATGCACCCGCCGCTGCATTTCGTCAAGAAACACAAACCGCAACAGGGTGTCGCAGTAACAATCTTGCGCAATGTTGGCGAAATTATGCGATATGTTACGCAGCCTTTCGGCTTTTGCAAATAAAAAAGGCGGTCTAAAGACCGCCTTTTTCAGATTCTTGCAGAGAGGTGCTTATTCAGCAGCAGTCTTTGCAGCTTCTGCCTTAGCAGCAGCGGCCTTATCGGCTTCGCGTTCTGCCTTGGTGCGGTTGTCTTTCTTCTCAGCAATACGAGCAGCCTTACCGGTGAGGCCACGAAGGTAGTAAAGCTTCGCGCGACGGACCTTACCGCGGCGAACGAGCTCAACGCCTTCAACGATTGGCGAGTAAACTGGGAATACGCGCTCTACGCCTTCGCCGTAAGAAATCTTGCGAACGGTGAAGTTTTCGTTGATGCCAGCGCCGGAGCGGGCGATGCAGACGCCTTCATAGGCCTGCACGCGGGTACGCGTACCTTCGGTAACGCGAACCTGAACGCGAACGGTGTCACCTGGCTGGAAATCTGGAAGCTTGCGCTTTTCTTCGATCTTTGCTGCCTGTTCGGCTTCAAGCTGACGAATAATGTCGGTCATCATCTGACTCCTTTACGAATTCTTCTCAAACAGTCAGAGCGCTCTGCACTTGCCACCAAGCACTTAAGGCCTTGTGGGTATGCCCGAAAAATCAGGCAGGAGCGGTACACCATCTATTGGTTTAAAGATGTCGGGTTTTCCCGAACTGGCGCGGCAATACACCATTGCTGCAAATGAATCAATATCAGCGCTGCGAAATCGCTATTTCCCGCCAATCCGCCCAAGATGCGTATCCTGAAAACCGGTTCCATACTTCAAACCAAAGCCAAGCGCGCGATCAACGCCGATATGAACCGCCCAGATGAGCGCAACCGCAAAGCAAAGCGGCCAGTTCATGGCCCAGCCAAGCACCGCTACAAGCACAACGCCAATCCAGCTATGCGCGACGTTATAGACAACAGCGCCTGTACGCGGACCTTTGAGATAGGCAAAGAACGACAGGTCAGGCGCAAGGATGAGAATCGCAAAAAGCCACCAGCTTGCACCACTCACCCAATATGCACCCAGCGCCAGCAGCGCGAGGGAAAGACTTTCGAGCCGCTGGATCAGGTTCATTTGCGTTTGCCCTCGCGATAGGCTTCCCAAAGATCAGGCCGACGTTGCTTTGTGATGCGTTCCGCCTCAGCGTGACGCCACTTATCAATCGCACCATGATTGCCGGAGGTGAGAATTTCAGGGATCGAGCGATCTTCCCATACCTGCGGGCGGGTATAATGCGGATGTTCAAGAAGCCCGGTTTCGAAGCTTTCTGTTTCGCCGGATTCCCGATTACCCATTACGCCCGGCAGAAGCCGCACAATCGCATCCAGCAGAACGATAGCCGCAGTCTCACCACCTGATAAGATATAATCGCCGATGGAAATCTCTTCGAGAGCGCGTCCTTCGATCACCCGTTCATCGACGCCTTCAAAACGACCACACAGAATAATCGCACCCGGACCGTCAGCGAGCGCGCGCACGCGCTTTTGTGTGAGCGGCGCGCCGCGTGGGCTCATCAGCAGCATCGGGCGATCATCAGCCACCGAATCGAGCGCTCGCGCCACCACATCCGGCTTCATCACCATGCCTGCGCCGCCACCCGATGGCGTGTCATCCACCATGCGATGCTTGCCTTCGGCGAAGTCACGAATCTGCACGGTATCGAGCGACCATGTGTTTTCTGCGAGTGCCTTGCCCGCAAGCGAGACGCCCAAAGGACCAGGAAACATCTCGGGATAAAGCGTCAGCACCGAGGCATGAAAACCCGGCACAACCTTATCCGTATCAGACTGTTCACTCATGGCTTCTTTGGTCGCTTCTGTTCATTCTTCTTATCGTTCTGTGGCTTGCCGCGCTCATTTAACGGATTGTCGTCATCATCCGCGATAAGTCCGGCCGCATAAGGCTCAACCCGAATTGTGCCGGCCTCGAAATCGATCTCAGGAACTGCAGCTTCGGTGAACGGGATCAGCATCGGACGCTTGCCCTTCAGGCTCAGCTCGATCAGGTCGCCACCACCGAAATCGAAAACAGCACTCACAACACCGTAAGATTTGCCGTCAGCATCAAGCGCTTCAAGGCCAATCAGATCGGTTTGAAAGAATTCGTCTTCATCGAGCTCCTCATCAGACAGCTGCGAACGGTCGATGAAAAGCTCGGTACCGTTCAGCGCTTCGGCAGCATTGCGATCATTGATGCCCTTGAAGCGTACAACAATCACATTCTTCGCAGAGCGGGCTTCCAGCACTTCATAAGCCTTGCCCTGCGCATCATAGAGCTGGCCGTAATCAGCAACAGCTAGCGGATCGTCGGTAAATGTCTTGACCCTGACTTCGCCACGTATGCCATGGGCGGCTCCGATAACGGCAAGCTGGATTGGGTTTTCTGGACGCGGCATGAATAATTCCGTGATTAGATACAATTTCTAATCGCTTACTCAATTTCCCATGAAAACGCCAAGAAAAACGATAAGCGGCTTCTTTACTGCCCGGCAACCTATCGCTGTCAGACTGTAATAACCGCAACTCAAACAGCGAATCCCGACCATGAC
The Ochrobactrum sp. BTU1 DNA segment above includes these coding regions:
- the rimM gene encoding ribosome maturation factor RimM (Essential for efficient processing of 16S rRNA) — translated: MPRPENPIQLAVIGAAHGIRGEVRVKTFTDDPLAVADYGQLYDAQGKAYEVLEARSAKNVIVVRFKGINDRNAAEALNGTELFIDRSQLSDEELDEDEFFQTDLIGLEALDADGKSYGVVSAVFDFGGGDLIELSLKGKRPMLIPFTEAAVPEIDFEAGTIRVEPYAAGLIADDDDNPLNERGKPQNDKKNEQKRPKKP